A window of Ruminiclostridium herbifermentans genomic DNA:
ACAAACGCAACTACAACACAAATTAATCCAATAATAGCAATTCTATTTCCTAAATTCTTAGAAGAACTATTTAGATAATTGTATGGTATTACTGATACAATATACCAATCCTTATTGTCACTTAGTTTAGCAAATGTTACAAGGCTATCAGCACCATCTATATTAATATCAAGGTTAGCAGATTTTGCTTCAGGATTTGCTTTATTATAGCTTTCAATTTCACTTGCTATATGCAAACCATTTAATTGAGAAATCGCTGTATATAAGACATATAAAGCTTTAGTAAAATATGGTAATCTATTTACTGAAATGATATTCGTTAAATTACTACTTGTAAAAATGAATATATACTCGATAAAAAAAATGGGAATTATATGAGGCTATTTAAAATAAAATTGCAGAAATCACAAAATATTAATCCAAATTAAAATATCAGTTTACATTGCTTCATCAACTATTGGCACAGAACCCAAATTTCAGATTAAAGTTCTACCCCAACCATTGACACAGAACATAAAATTCAGATTAAAGTTCTACTCCAACTATTGACATAGAACCAAATAAAAACCGACCTCTATTGGTTAGATTTTAGTTCTAACCCTTTGAGGCCGGTATTTCGTTAATGAAGTGTTTAAATAATATTAAAATGTGTTTTATTAAATTTTAAATCTTTTCAATTTTAAATCTTTTCAATTTTAAATCTTTTCAATTTTAAATCTTTTCAATTTTAAATCTTTTCAATTTTAAATCTTTTCAATTTTAAATCTTTTCAATTTAAATCTTTTCAATTTTAAATCATCGATCGATTATTAATTTATTCAATTCTAAATTTGGATATTTCCTTATTGAGAGTTTCCGAAAGCCTTTCTAAATCTTTTGCTTGGTAAGATAATTCTTGGGCTGCAGATATTTGTTCTTGTGTACTAGCAGAAATCTGCTCTGTTGCAGCAGCTGATTCCTGCGCAACTGCAGATATATTTCCTATTGATTCTAATACACTATTTTTTGACATCATAATATTTTCAACTGATTTTTCAGTTAATTCAATATTTGTTAATACATCCTTCATAGAACCAAATACTGTCTCAAACAAATTCTCTGTTCCCTTAACAGAATTTATCTGCTCATTAACTACATCATTAGACTTGAGCACCTCATTAACAGTATCTTTAGTTTTCTTCCCTATAGAAGAAATTATATTATTTATTAAACTGTTAAATTCTTTTGATTTTTCTGCTAATTTGCTAACCTCACTAGCAACTACTGCAAAGCCTCTTCCGGCATCACCCGCACGAGCAGCTTCAATAGCAGCATTTAATGACAAAAGATTTGTTTGTTCAGAAATAGTATTCTGCATTTTAAGTATCTTTTGTATTTCTTTCATACTATTACTAAGTTCATTTATGTTTGTATAAACTTTATTTGTTGTTTCACTCACTTGAGCTGATTTAGTATTAAGTTCACTAATAGTTGAAGCTGCAACTTCATTTAACCCGCTTATCTTGTTTGCTATTTCTATTACTTTTGTTACATTTTCTTCAACCAAAGTAATACCCTCAGATAATTTACTTATGTCTGTAACACTTTCATTTATCTCCATCGCTTGGTCTGAAGCACCCATAGCCACTTCAGCTACAGACTGAGCAACCTGTTCAGAAACAGAATATGTTGATTCTGAAGCCAACGTTATCTTGTTTGCAGAATCAAATACATGTTTTGAGGCATCTCTCACCTTATTTATAAGGGAACATATATTTGAAAGCATATCATTATAGTTATTGCACACATCGGCAATTTCATCTTTCCCATTATCCGCTACATGTTCTGTTAAATCTCCATCCTTTACTTTTTTCATAGCTGAAACAAGAATATATAGTGGTTTTGATACACTTCTAGCAATTAATATGCATAGTAAAAACGCAAATAAAATACAAATACTTCCAATCAAGATAATATTCGTCCTTAACTCATTAGCATCACTATTTAAATAGTTATAAGGAATCACAGAAACAACATACCAATTTTTCTTACCAATTCTTGAATATGTAACTAAGCTGTTAACCCCATCAACATTAATATCAATATTGCCAGATTTATAGCTTTTTTGTAAGTTTTCAATTTCTAATTTTTGTGAATCAGTAAGAGGCTTTGTTTTTGACAAAT
This region includes:
- a CDS encoding methyl-accepting chemotaxis protein, producing MKFKLMKSKISALFFSIASKFSKKRKTSADKNISKPPKISSKFIFLRRFKIKTRLIASFVLLLVAVILITGIFSYNSSTQTIDDKVKRYSLQVMEQTSVILDGKIERMEAYINDVGLDRNIQNAIIKYNEGNAFDKYDQVKSIMEYLMTKFVADYDVEYCAILHGEDFSQVQNFNRGQAELDAQKIAGADFKQLTWWDVNFVESNKQKSYYGITQNIKGVNSGGVIAKMVVIPKPNYLASGFEKLDIGKDLASDTVFPIFVVDDEGRILATRNAESYTIDSSNDNSKLITSEIKKAIEDDTKQIEILKDLSKTKPLTDSQKLEIENLQKSYKSGNIDINVDGVNSLVTYSRIGKKNWYVVSVIPYNYLNSDANELRTNIILIGSICILFAFLLCILIARSVSKPLYILVSAMKKVKDGDLTEHVADNGKDEIADVCNNYNDMLSNICSLINKVRDASKHVFDSANKITLASESTYSVSEQVAQSVAEVAMGASDQAMEINESVTDISKLSEGITLVEENVTKVIEIANKISGLNEVAASTISELNTKSAQVSETTNKVYTNINELSNSMKEIQKILKMQNTISEQTNLLSLNAAIEAARAGDAGRGFAVVASEVSKLAEKSKEFNSLINNIISSIGKKTKDTVNEVLKSNDVVNEQINSVKGTENLFETVFGSMKDVLTNIELTEKSVENIMMSKNSVLESIGNISAVAQESAAATEQISASTQEQISAAQELSYQAKDLERLSETLNKEISKFRIE